The following coding sequences lie in one Lentilactobacillus sp. SPB1-3 genomic window:
- the lepA gene encoding translation elongation factor 4: protein MDIEKMKEHQKYIRNFSIVAHIDHGKSTLADRILEMTDTVSEREMKDQLLDNMDLERERGITIKLNAVELKYHANDGNDYEFHLIDTPGHVDFSYEVSRSLAACEGAILVVDAAQGVEAQTLANVYLALDDDLEIVPVINKIDLPSAEPEKVKEEIENVIGIDASDAVMASAKKGLGIKELLEQIVSKVPAPTGDVSAPLKALIFDSIYDDYRGVVLSVRLEDGTVKPGDKIKLMNSGSEYEVTEVGVNSPHPVKRDYLMSGDVGYITASIKDITQTRVGDTITSVENPADKALPGYREMNPMVYAGLYPTDNAKFEDLRESLEKLKLNDAALEFEPEVSQALGFGFRCGFLGLLHMDVVQERLEREFNLDLITTAPSVTYNVNKSDGTAVEVENPSEMPDASEIKSILEPFVKATIMVPNEYVGAVMELCQRRRGIFETMDYLDDYRVNVIYHMPLSEIIFDFFDKLKSSTRGYASLDYDLEEYRPSDLVKVDILLNSDKVDALSFITHKQFADSRSRDIVTKLKGIIPRQNFEIPIQAAIGSKVIARTNIKAYRKDVTSKIHTGDPDRRAKLLDKQKRGKKRMKSVGKVEIPQAAFMAVLQTGEDEQNDK, encoded by the coding sequence ATGGATATTGAAAAAATGAAAGAGCATCAAAAATATATTCGTAACTTCTCCATTGTTGCGCATATTGATCACGGTAAATCAACGTTAGCGGATCGAATCCTAGAAATGACTGACACGGTTTCAGAACGAGAAATGAAAGATCAGTTGTTGGATAATATGGATCTTGAACGAGAACGCGGTATTACTATCAAATTAAATGCCGTTGAGTTAAAGTATCATGCCAATGATGGTAACGATTATGAATTTCATTTAATCGATACCCCAGGACATGTCGATTTCTCATATGAAGTCTCGAGAAGTTTGGCCGCTTGTGAAGGTGCCATTTTAGTTGTTGACGCTGCTCAAGGAGTTGAGGCCCAAACATTGGCCAACGTGTACTTGGCCTTAGATGATGACTTAGAAATCGTTCCTGTAATCAATAAAATTGATCTGCCATCTGCTGAACCAGAAAAGGTTAAAGAAGAAATCGAGAATGTTATTGGTATCGATGCTTCTGACGCCGTGATGGCGAGTGCTAAAAAAGGTCTTGGAATAAAGGAATTACTCGAACAAATCGTCTCCAAGGTACCAGCCCCAACCGGAGATGTTAGTGCTCCATTAAAGGCTTTGATTTTTGATTCAATCTATGATGATTATCGGGGAGTTGTTTTAAGTGTTAGGCTTGAAGATGGTACCGTTAAGCCCGGCGATAAAATCAAACTAATGAATTCTGGTTCTGAGTACGAGGTTACAGAAGTTGGTGTTAACTCACCACATCCAGTGAAACGTGATTATTTAATGTCTGGGGATGTTGGTTATATTACTGCCAGTATCAAGGATATTACTCAAACACGAGTTGGTGACACGATTACGAGTGTGGAGAATCCAGCAGACAAGGCCTTACCAGGATATCGTGAAATGAATCCAATGGTGTACGCAGGTCTTTATCCAACTGACAATGCTAAATTTGAAGATCTTCGTGAATCATTAGAAAAATTGAAGTTGAATGATGCGGCGTTGGAATTTGAACCTGAAGTATCGCAGGCTTTAGGATTTGGTTTTAGATGTGGATTTTTAGGACTCTTGCACATGGACGTGGTTCAAGAAAGATTAGAGCGAGAGTTTAATTTAGATTTAATTACAACTGCTCCATCAGTTACTTACAACGTGAATAAGTCTGATGGCACCGCGGTTGAAGTTGAAAACCCATCTGAAATGCCAGATGCCTCAGAAATTAAATCAATATTGGAGCCATTCGTTAAGGCGACTATTATGGTGCCTAATGAATACGTTGGGGCTGTCATGGAATTGTGTCAACGTCGCCGAGGAATCTTTGAAACTATGGATTACCTTGATGATTATCGAGTTAATGTCATTTACCATATGCCACTTTCAGAAATCATTTTTGATTTCTTTGATAAGTTAAAATCAAGTACTCGGGGTTATGCTTCACTTGATTACGATCTCGAAGAATATCGTCCAAGTGATTTGGTTAAGGTTGATATCTTATTGAATAGCGATAAAGTTGATGCTTTGAGTTTCATTACACATAAACAATTTGCTGATTCGCGTAGTCGAGACATCGTTACTAAGTTAAAGGGAATTATCCCTCGACAAAACTTTGAGATTCCCATTCAGGCCGCTATCGGTTCAAAAGTCATTGCCAGAACTAATATCAAGGCTTATCGAAAGGATGTTACTTCGAAGATTCATACAGGTGACCCTGATCGACGAGCTAAGTTATTGGATAAACAAAAGCGTGGTAAGAAACGAATGAAGTCAGTTGGTAAAGTGGAAATTCCTCAAGCTGCCTTTATGGCTGTCTTACAGACTGGTGAAGATGAACAAAATGACAAATAA
- the dnaJ gene encoding molecular chaperone DnaJ: MANKDYYDILGVSKDASEDDIKHAYRKLSKKYHPDINKAPDAEEKFKDITEAYEVLGDSQKRANYDQYGSAEGPQGFGGGGYSQGGADFGGGFGFDDIFSQFFGGGGGQQTADPTAPRQGRDLQYQMTLEFEEAIFGKKTRIKYNREAQCDTCGGTGAKPGTSPVTCHNCGGRGFVTVETNTPLGRMQTRQECPVCNGTGKEIKEKCPTCGGSGHVDQSHEIEVTVPAGVDDGQQMRLQNQGEAGENGGPYGDLYIVFKVKPSKIYQRDGATIYMNQDITFSKAALGGKVKVQTVHGDVDLTIPAGTQNGTVFRLRGKGAPHLRGKGNGDQRVTVNVVTPKSLNKEQKVALEALAAASGEEDTGSGKSGNIFDKLKDAFDGNK, translated from the coding sequence ATGGCTAACAAAGATTATTATGATATTCTTGGTGTATCCAAGGATGCTTCTGAAGACGACATTAAGCACGCCTACAGAAAATTATCAAAAAAATACCATCCAGATATTAATAAAGCACCAGATGCTGAAGAAAAATTCAAAGATATTACTGAAGCCTACGAAGTTTTAGGTGACTCTCAAAAACGCGCTAATTATGATCAATATGGTTCTGCAGAAGGACCACAAGGATTCGGTGGCGGCGGCTACTCACAAGGTGGCGCTGACTTTGGTGGCGGTTTTGGGTTTGATGATATCTTTAGTCAATTTTTTGGCGGTGGTGGCGGCCAGCAAACAGCTGATCCAACAGCCCCACGCCAAGGTCGAGACTTGCAGTATCAAATGACTTTGGAATTTGAAGAAGCCATTTTTGGTAAGAAAACTCGTATCAAGTATAACCGTGAGGCACAATGTGACACCTGTGGTGGAACTGGTGCTAAACCAGGAACTTCTCCAGTAACCTGTCATAATTGTGGTGGCCGAGGATTTGTCACAGTAGAAACCAATACTCCTCTTGGAAGAATGCAAACTCGACAAGAATGTCCTGTATGTAACGGAACTGGTAAAGAGATTAAAGAAAAATGCCCAACTTGTGGTGGTAGTGGCCATGTTGATCAAAGCCACGAAATCGAAGTTACTGTTCCTGCAGGTGTTGACGATGGTCAACAAATGCGTCTACAAAACCAAGGAGAAGCCGGTGAAAATGGCGGACCTTACGGTGATTTATATATTGTTTTTAAGGTTAAACCTTCTAAGATCTACCAACGGGATGGAGCAACTATTTACATGAATCAAGACATCACTTTCTCTAAGGCTGCCCTTGGAGGTAAGGTTAAGGTTCAAACGGTTCATGGGGATGTTGATTTAACGATTCCTGCTGGAACCCAAAACGGAACTGTGTTTAGATTACGTGGTAAAGGTGCTCCCCATCTTCGTGGTAAAGGCAATGGTGATCAACGGGTAACCGTTAACGTTGTGACACCAAAGTCTTTAAACAAAGAACAAAAGGTTGCGCTTGAGGCCTTAGCCGCTGCTTCTGGTGAAGAAGATACCGGTTCAGGTAAATCAGGTAATATTTTTGATAAATTAAAAGATGCTTTTGATGGTAATAAGTAA
- the dnaK gene encoding molecular chaperone DnaK: protein MASNKIIGIDLGTTNSAVAVLEGSEPKIIPNPEGARTTPSVVAFKDGQPQVGEVAKRQEITNPNTVVSIKSHMGEENYTVDIDGKKYTPQQISAMILQYIKGFAEDYLGDTVEKAVITVPAYFNDAQRQATKDAGKIAGLEVERIINEPTAASLAYGLDKQDKDEKVLVYDLGGGTFDVSVLELGDGVFQVLSTNGDTHLGGDDFDQRIIDWLVADFKAANGVDLANDKMALQRLKDAAEKAKKDLSGVTESEISLPFISAGANGPLHLQTTLTRAKFNELTADLVEKTKVPFDSALKDAGLSVGDIDQVILNGGSTRIPAVQEAVKSWTGKESNHSINPDEAVALGAAVQGGVITGDVKDVVLLDVTPLSLGIETMGGVFTKLIDRNTTIPTSKSQVFSTAADNQPAVDIHVLQGERPMAADNKTLGQFQLTDIPAAPRGIPQIEVTFDIDKNGIVNVSAKDKGTGKEQKITIKDSSGLSDEEIEKMMKDAQANEEADKQRKETADLNNEVDQLLFSTDKTLEEVKDKVSEDEIKKATDARDALKKAREDNNIEDMKAKKDELTKITQDLAVKLYQDQAQNGQAGDGATDAGSADGNKDDGTVDGDFSEVDDDKK, encoded by the coding sequence ATGGCAAGTAATAAAATTATTGGTATTGATTTAGGAACTACTAACTCAGCCGTAGCTGTTCTAGAAGGTAGCGAACCAAAGATTATTCCTAATCCAGAAGGTGCTCGTACAACTCCTTCCGTTGTTGCGTTTAAAGATGGTCAACCACAAGTTGGTGAAGTTGCCAAGCGACAAGAAATCACTAACCCTAACACTGTTGTTTCAATCAAGAGTCACATGGGTGAAGAAAACTACACTGTAGATATTGATGGTAAGAAGTACACTCCTCAACAAATTTCTGCAATGATTCTACAATACATCAAAGGATTTGCTGAAGATTACCTTGGTGATACAGTTGAAAAGGCTGTTATTACCGTTCCTGCTTACTTTAATGATGCACAAAGACAAGCAACTAAGGATGCCGGTAAGATTGCCGGACTAGAAGTTGAAAGAATTATCAACGAACCTACTGCTGCATCACTTGCATACGGTTTGGACAAGCAAGACAAGGATGAAAAAGTTCTTGTTTATGACTTGGGTGGTGGTACTTTTGATGTTTCTGTACTTGAATTAGGCGATGGTGTCTTCCAAGTACTTTCAACCAATGGTGACACTCATCTTGGTGGTGATGACTTTGATCAACGTATCATCGACTGGTTAGTTGCTGACTTCAAGGCAGCCAACGGTGTTGATTTAGCTAACGATAAGATGGCACTTCAACGTTTGAAGGATGCTGCTGAAAAAGCTAAGAAGGATCTTTCTGGTGTTACCGAATCAGAAATTAGTCTTCCATTTATTTCTGCAGGTGCTAATGGACCTCTTCATTTACAAACAACTTTAACAAGAGCTAAGTTCAATGAATTAACTGCTGACTTAGTTGAAAAAACTAAAGTGCCTTTTGATAGCGCATTGAAAGATGCTGGCCTATCTGTTGGCGATATTGACCAAGTTATTTTAAATGGTGGTTCAACTAGAATTCCTGCTGTTCAAGAAGCTGTTAAGAGCTGGACAGGTAAGGAATCTAACCACTCAATCAACCCTGATGAAGCCGTTGCTTTAGGTGCTGCTGTTCAAGGTGGAGTTATCACTGGTGATGTTAAGGACGTTGTTTTACTTGATGTTACTCCATTGTCACTTGGTATCGAAACCATGGGTGGTGTGTTTACTAAGTTGATCGACCGCAACACAACTATTCCTACTAGCAAGTCACAAGTGTTCTCAACTGCTGCTGATAATCAACCAGCCGTTGATATCCATGTTCTTCAAGGTGAACGTCCAATGGCTGCTGACAACAAGACTTTAGGTCAGTTCCAATTAACTGATATTCCTGCTGCACCAAGAGGAATCCCTCAAATTGAAGTTACATTTGATATCGATAAGAACGGTATTGTTAATGTTTCTGCTAAGGACAAGGGAACTGGTAAGGAACAAAAGATCACCATCAAAGATTCATCTGGTTTGTCTGATGAAGAAATTGAAAAGATGATGAAAGATGCTCAAGCTAACGAAGAAGCAGATAAGCAACGTAAGGAAACTGCTGATTTAAATAATGAAGTTGATCAATTATTGTTCTCAACTGACAAGACCTTGGAAGAAGTTAAGGACAAAGTTTCTGAAGACGAAATCAAGAAGGCTACCGATGCTCGCGATGCTTTAAAGAAAGCTCGTGAAGACAATAACATCGAAGACATGAAGGCTAAGAAAGATGAACTTACTAAGATCACTCAAGATCTTGCAGTTAAGTTGTATCAAGACCAAGCCCAAAATGGTCAAGCCGGTGATGGCGCTACTGATGCAGGTTCTGCTGATGGTAACAAGGATGACGGTACCGTTGACGGTGACTTCTCAGAAGTCGACGATGACAAAAAATAA
- the grpE gene encoding nucleotide exchange factor GrpE yields MSEEKHDSADEPVENNDAVNEDSNQSTDNQTSEPESSPETDQIEKLKAQLDEMENKYLRAEAEIKNIQNRAKKEQADMIKYDGQQLAHDILPIVDNLQRALSVEVSDESGQQLKQGVQMVSDHLDKALLDNGVEKIDAEGADFDPKYHQAIQTVDAGDDHKADTVVQVLQEGYRLKDRVLRPAMVVVAK; encoded by the coding sequence TTGTCAGAAGAAAAGCATGATTCAGCTGATGAACCAGTTGAAAACAACGATGCTGTAAATGAAGATTCCAATCAGTCAACTGATAATCAAACTTCTGAACCAGAGAGTTCTCCGGAGACTGATCAAATTGAGAAATTAAAGGCTCAATTAGATGAAATGGAAAATAAATATTTACGTGCAGAAGCTGAAATCAAAAATATTCAAAATCGCGCTAAAAAAGAACAAGCTGATATGATTAAGTATGATGGTCAACAACTGGCTCATGATATTTTACCTATTGTCGATAACTTGCAACGTGCATTAAGTGTTGAAGTTTCAGACGAAAGTGGTCAGCAATTAAAGCAGGGTGTTCAGATGGTATCTGATCATCTTGACAAAGCCCTACTTGATAACGGAGTCGAAAAGATCGATGCCGAGGGAGCAGATTTTGATCCCAAGTATCATCAAGCGATTCAAACAGTTGATGCTGGTGATGATCATAAAGCGGATACGGTCGTTCAGGTCCTACAAGAAGGATATAGATTAAAAGACCGGGTATTACGTCCCGCAATGGTTGTCGTAGCAAAATAA
- the hrcA gene encoding heat-inducible transcriptional repressor HrcA — MLTDRQKEILQIIIRDYTKNGMPVGSKLLSDEFPTSVSSATIRNEMATLEEKGLITKTHFSSGRIPSMEGYRYYVDNLVQPDPLDDSSEDFIKSSFNGDFNRIDEIIQESAKVLSDLTSYMAVSFNPEQDRTIKLSGFRLVRLDDRQVMAIIVIDNGHVVDKVVRLHDVTPEQLQTIVNIINKELVGKPLNEVVNKLQFEIPALIAKYVQTPEGFLNIFDDMLNEVGKDRVHIGGRLNLLRFADRQDIDYLKPLYNLLDTGDGVAQLVHPESSDVEVRIGNELRNDLLRNYSLITGTYDLKEYGRGVIAVIGPTRMPYAKVIGIVGALREEMTRKILGYYDDEDHE; from the coding sequence TTCGTGATTACACGAAGAATGGGATGCCTGTGGGGTCTAAACTCCTGTCTGATGAATTTCCGACAAGTGTTAGTTCCGCAACCATCCGAAATGAAATGGCGACTTTAGAGGAAAAAGGTTTGATTACTAAAACCCACTTTTCTTCTGGTCGAATCCCTTCAATGGAAGGGTATCGCTACTATGTTGATAATTTAGTTCAACCTGATCCACTAGATGATAGCTCTGAAGATTTCATTAAGAGCTCATTTAATGGGGACTTTAACCGAATTGATGAGATAATCCAAGAGTCTGCTAAGGTATTATCAGATTTAACTAGCTACATGGCAGTTTCCTTTAATCCTGAACAAGACAGGACAATTAAGCTATCTGGATTCAGACTGGTTCGGTTGGATGACCGCCAAGTAATGGCGATCATCGTTATCGATAATGGTCACGTGGTGGATAAAGTAGTTAGGTTGCACGACGTTACCCCAGAGCAATTGCAAACGATTGTTAATATTATTAACAAGGAGTTAGTTGGCAAACCACTGAACGAGGTGGTCAACAAGCTTCAGTTTGAGATTCCTGCTTTAATTGCTAAGTACGTTCAAACGCCAGAGGGCTTCTTGAATATCTTTGATGATATGCTCAATGAAGTTGGTAAAGATCGCGTGCACATAGGTGGTCGATTGAATCTGCTTAGATTTGCTGACCGTCAGGACATTGACTATTTGAAACCTTTATATAATCTCTTAGATACAGGAGACGGGGTCGCTCAATTAGTTCATCCTGAATCTAGCGATGTTGAAGTTAGGATTGGCAACGAATTGCGAAATGATTTGTTGAGAAACTATAGTTTAATTACTGGAACGTATGATCTGAAAGAATATGGTCGCGGGGTAATTGCCGTAATTGGCCCTACCAGAATGCCATACGCCAAAGTAATCGGGATTGTGGGTGCCCTCAGGGAAGAAATGACCCGCAAAATTCTTGGTTACTATGATGATGAAGATCATGAATAA